The Corynebacterium qintianiae genome has a window encoding:
- a CDS encoding GTPase: MALFKKKPSLGGRLAALQEAAELGAAYLSPGELQRLTAVSDSAAQRRALSAEHTVVGFFGATGSGKTSLFNAVVGEDLGAAAARRPTTTSPLAAVWNPEGSEELLDWLEVEDRRNRPGDFASGAGPLILLDLPDFDSVQESHRAIATRLAGQVDVLVWVTDPEKYADSVIHEHFIRPHANHSAVTLAVLNKADNLAEADRPVVAQSFAGLLRDDGLRNVQVIPTSARTGYGVDELRGAIARVAQAHTAQTARIEADLEAVTAPWAGQSAPRGVDKRAKREMDAVLVHAAGAERLAAATAAAYRKRLHQRTGWLLTSWVSRLRPDPLRRMGLREEADEVGVHRTSLPELDAASRATANQGVRGYAAAAAAGLPQAWASAVTDRAENIAEQLPAELDRAASRTRLPAQPSKAWGLATVLQWLALVAALIGVLWYLAAAMLPGALLPLMNTLGYGRTLVPQIEGWPIPTLLIMGGLLFGLVVGLVTGVFGGAIGAGIRTRTRAALRREIEATSAEHVVEPLSEVREDYAEFLGAVSAAAGR; the protein is encoded by the coding sequence ATGGCGCTGTTTAAGAAGAAGCCGAGCCTCGGCGGCCGTCTCGCCGCGCTGCAGGAGGCCGCGGAGCTCGGCGCCGCCTACCTCTCCCCCGGCGAGCTGCAGCGCCTCACTGCCGTGTCCGATTCGGCGGCCCAGCGCCGCGCGCTGTCGGCGGAGCACACCGTCGTCGGGTTCTTCGGCGCCACCGGTTCCGGGAAGACGTCGCTGTTCAACGCCGTCGTCGGCGAGGACCTCGGCGCCGCCGCTGCGCGACGACCCACGACCACCTCGCCGCTGGCCGCGGTGTGGAACCCCGAAGGCTCCGAAGAGTTGCTGGACTGGCTCGAGGTGGAGGACCGCCGCAACCGCCCCGGTGATTTCGCCTCGGGTGCGGGCCCGCTCATCCTGCTCGACCTGCCGGATTTCGACTCCGTCCAGGAATCCCACCGGGCCATCGCCACGCGTCTCGCGGGCCAGGTGGACGTTCTCGTCTGGGTCACCGACCCGGAAAAGTACGCCGACTCCGTTATTCACGAGCACTTCATCCGCCCGCACGCGAACCACTCCGCCGTCACGCTCGCGGTACTGAACAAGGCCGACAACCTCGCCGAGGCGGACCGGCCGGTCGTAGCGCAATCCTTCGCCGGGTTATTGCGTGACGACGGCCTGAGAAACGTCCAGGTCATCCCCACATCCGCCCGCACCGGTTACGGTGTGGACGAGCTGCGCGGCGCTATCGCCCGCGTTGCGCAAGCGCATACGGCGCAGACCGCTCGTATCGAGGCGGACCTGGAGGCGGTGACCGCGCCGTGGGCCGGGCAGAGCGCCCCGAGGGGCGTCGACAAGCGTGCGAAGCGGGAGATGGATGCGGTGCTGGTTCATGCCGCCGGCGCAGAGCGGCTGGCTGCGGCGACCGCGGCCGCGTACCGCAAGCGCCTACACCAGCGCACCGGTTGGTTGCTCACCTCGTGGGTGTCCCGGTTGCGGCCCGACCCGCTGCGGCGGATGGGGTTGCGCGAGGAAGCGGACGAGGTCGGTGTACACCGCACCTCTCTCCCCGAGCTCGACGCCGCGTCGCGCGCCACGGCCAACCAGGGTGTGCGCGGCTACGCCGCCGCCGCTGCCGCCGGCTTGCCCCAGGCGTGGGCGTCCGCAGTGACCGACCGCGCCGAGAACATCGCTGAGCAGCTGCCCGCCGAACTCGACCGGGCGGCGTCGCGCACCCGGTTGCCCGCGCAGCCGTCTAAGGCGTGGGGGCTGGCCACGGTCCTGCAGTGGCTCGCGCTTGTCGCGGCGCTGATCGGCGTGCTGTGGTACCTCGCCGCGGCGATGCTGCCCGGCGCGCTGCTGCCACTGATGAACACCCTCGGCTACGGCCGCACCCTCGTCCCGCAGATCGAGGGCTGGCCCATCCCGACGCTTCTCATCATGGGCGGCCTGCTCTTTGGCCTGGTGGTCGGGTTAGTTACCGGGGTGTTCGGCGGCGCGATCGGGGCGGGAATCCGCACCCGCACCCGGGCGGCGCTGCGCCGGGAGATCGAGGCGACCTCCGCGGAGCATGTGGTGGAGCCCCTCTCCGAGGTACGCGAGGACTACGCCGAATTCCTGGGCGCAGTTTCCGCCGCCGCGGGGCGCTGA
- a CDS encoding ABC transporter: MNPNQSLSSLDAVRGLRDALLDTRPGGEHAAEATALASQLDDYILPRLDNIDAPLLAVVGGSTGSGKSTLVNAVLGEQVTNPGVIRPTTRQPILVVNPTDSAWFNSPQVLPGLARSHGAGDEQSTTLRIATSQAVPAGLALLDAPDFDSIDDRNRALSSQLLAAADLWMFVTTPARYADKLVWNFLHDAAGRNIEVAVVLNRLDPDSAQTVPEDLHRMLAEAGLGGAQLFTVPFVAGLEGRLPADLVAPLRAYLTELARDTAARREVAGRTVMGALEAVARRVDTLAAAKEHQEEFAAQLAEAVDANYDRATVHVIDATSDGKLLRTEVLQRWQDFVGTSDFFRGVERFVSQARDRIGSFLSGQPAPVREVATEIESGLHAVIVDAADTAATRSWSHLGSVAPNLRADADPSLARASTTISDGAAALVREWQGELMAHIQETAGAKRQRARVMSLGLNVVTVALMLVVFASTAGLTGGEIAIAGGSAVVGQKLLETIFGEDTVRRMVNHAREDLNARLVELFAGERGRYDAVLAPLTAGATADELRTAAGAALASVQRRVDNGAV; encoded by the coding sequence GTGAATCCGAACCAGTCCCTCTCCTCACTGGACGCGGTGCGTGGCCTGCGTGACGCGCTCCTTGACACGCGCCCGGGCGGAGAGCATGCCGCCGAGGCGACGGCGCTCGCCTCCCAGCTCGACGATTACATCCTCCCACGCCTGGATAACATCGATGCACCCTTGCTTGCGGTCGTGGGCGGATCCACCGGTTCCGGCAAGTCGACCTTGGTCAACGCCGTGCTCGGTGAGCAGGTGACTAACCCCGGTGTGATCCGACCAACGACGCGCCAGCCGATCCTGGTTGTCAACCCGACGGACAGCGCGTGGTTCAACTCCCCGCAGGTGCTGCCTGGCCTCGCGCGCTCGCACGGTGCCGGTGACGAGCAGTCAACCACGCTGCGCATTGCCACCTCGCAGGCCGTGCCCGCGGGCCTCGCGCTTCTCGACGCCCCCGATTTCGACTCAATCGACGACCGCAACCGCGCCCTGTCCTCGCAGCTGCTGGCCGCGGCGGACCTGTGGATGTTCGTGACCACCCCGGCGCGCTATGCCGACAAGCTGGTGTGGAACTTCCTCCACGACGCCGCGGGGCGCAACATCGAGGTCGCAGTCGTGCTCAACCGGCTCGACCCGGACTCCGCCCAGACGGTGCCGGAGGACCTGCACCGAATGCTGGCCGAGGCGGGCCTCGGCGGCGCTCAACTTTTCACCGTCCCCTTCGTCGCCGGCCTGGAGGGGCGTTTACCCGCTGACCTGGTGGCGCCACTGCGCGCCTACCTCACCGAGCTTGCCCGGGACACCGCGGCCCGGCGCGAGGTGGCGGGCCGGACCGTCATGGGGGCTCTCGAGGCGGTTGCCCGGCGCGTCGATACGCTCGCTGCGGCGAAGGAGCACCAGGAGGAGTTCGCGGCGCAGCTCGCCGAGGCCGTCGACGCGAACTACGACCGCGCGACGGTGCACGTGATCGACGCTACCTCCGACGGGAAACTGCTGCGCACGGAAGTTCTGCAGCGCTGGCAGGATTTCGTAGGCACCTCCGATTTCTTCCGGGGCGTCGAGCGCTTCGTCTCTCAAGCCCGCGACCGCATCGGCAGCTTCCTGTCGGGCCAGCCAGCGCCGGTGCGCGAAGTCGCCACCGAGATCGAAAGCGGCCTGCACGCGGTGATTGTCGACGCCGCCGACACCGCCGCCACCCGCTCGTGGTCGCATCTGGGCTCGGTGGCGCCGAATCTGCGCGCAGACGCCGACCCGTCGCTCGCGCGAGCAAGCACCACGATTTCCGACGGCGCCGCCGCGCTCGTGCGCGAGTGGCAGGGCGAGCTCATGGCTCATATCCAGGAGACCGCCGGCGCTAAACGCCAGCGCGCTAGGGTGATGTCGCTTGGCCTCAACGTGGTTACCGTCGCGCTCATGCTCGTCGTCTTCGCCTCGACGGCGGGATTGACCGGCGGGGAGATCGCCATCGCGGGCGGCTCGGCCGTCGTCGGCCAGAAGCTGCTGGAGACTATCTTCGGCGAGGACACCGTGCGCCGCATGGTCAACCACGCCCGCGAGGACCTCAACGCCCGCTTGGTCGAACTGTTCGCAGGGGAACGCGGGCGCTACGACGCGGTCCTCGCGCCGCTCACCGCCGGTGCGACAGCAGATGAGCTGCGCACCGCGGCCGGCGCGGCCCTCGCGTCCGTTCAACGGAGGGTGGACAATGGCGCTGTTTAA
- the rplN gene encoding 50S ribosomal protein L14 — MIQQESRLKVADNTGAREILCIRVLGGSVRRFAGIGDTIVATVKEAAPGGNVKEGEVVRAVIVRAKKETRRPDGSYIAFDENAAVLIKNDTEPRGTRIFGPVARELRDKRFMKIVSLAPEVI, encoded by the coding sequence GTGATTCAGCAGGAATCGCGTCTGAAGGTCGCCGACAACACCGGCGCACGGGAGATCCTGTGCATCCGCGTGCTCGGCGGCTCTGTCCGACGCTTCGCCGGCATCGGCGACACGATCGTCGCCACCGTGAAGGAAGCCGCCCCCGGCGGCAACGTCAAGGAGGGTGAGGTCGTCCGCGCCGTCATCGTCCGCGCCAAGAAGGAGACCCGTCGCCCGGACGGCTCCTACATCGCATTCGACGAAAACGCTGCCGTTCTGATCAAGAACGACACCGAGCCCCGCGGCACCCGCATCTTCGGCCCGGTCGCGCGCGAGCTCCGCGACAAGCGCTTCATGAAGATCGTTTCTCTCGCACCGGAGGTGATCTAA
- the rplX gene encoding 50S ribosomal protein L24 — translation MKIKKGDMVQVISGKDKGAQGKVIEAYPQRDKVLVEGVNRIKKHVANSYNERGAESGGIVTQEAPIHVSNVMVLDSDGTPTRVGYRFDENGKKVRVAKSNGKDI, via the coding sequence ATGAAGATCAAGAAGGGCGATATGGTCCAGGTCATCTCTGGCAAGGACAAGGGCGCTCAGGGCAAGGTCATCGAGGCCTACCCGCAGCGCGACAAGGTCCTCGTCGAGGGCGTCAACCGCATCAAGAAGCACGTCGCTAACTCCTACAACGAGCGCGGTGCAGAGTCCGGCGGCATCGTCACCCAGGAAGCACCGATCCACGTCTCCAACGTGATGGTCCTGGATTCCGACGGCACCCCGACCCGCGTGGGCTACCGTTTCGACGAGAACGGCAAGAAGGTCCGCGTGGCAAAGTCGAACGGGAAGGATATCTAA
- the rplE gene encoding 50S ribosomal protein L5: MAENYTPRLKTRYKDDIRTKLNDEFGYDNVMQIPGLTKIVVNMGVGDAARDSKVINGALEDLTAITGQKPQLRRAKKSIANFKLREGMPIGAKVTLRGDRMWEFLDRLLSVALPRIRDFRGLNDKQFDGAGNYTFGLNEQTMFYEIDIDKVDRVRGMDITLVTTATNDDEGRALLRHLGFPFADKDGKMQRA, translated from the coding sequence ATGGCTGAGAACTACACCCCGCGTCTGAAGACCCGCTACAAGGACGACATCCGCACCAAACTCAACGACGAGTTCGGTTACGACAATGTCATGCAGATCCCGGGCCTGACCAAGATTGTCGTGAACATGGGCGTCGGCGACGCAGCCCGCGACTCCAAGGTCATCAACGGTGCTCTCGAGGACCTCACCGCGATCACCGGCCAGAAGCCGCAGCTTCGCCGCGCGAAGAAGTCCATCGCGAACTTCAAGCTCCGCGAAGGCATGCCGATCGGCGCGAAGGTCACCCTGCGTGGCGACCGCATGTGGGAGTTCCTGGACCGCCTGCTGTCCGTTGCTCTCCCGCGTATCCGCGACTTCCGCGGCCTCAACGACAAGCAGTTCGACGGTGCGGGCAACTACACCTTCGGCCTGAACGAGCAGACCATGTTCTACGAGATCGACATCGACAAGGTCGATCGCGTCCGCGGCATGGACATCACGCTCGTCACCACCGCCACGAACGACGACGAAGGCCGCGCATTGCTGCGCCACCTCGGCTTCCCGTTCGCGGACAAGGACGGCAAGATGCAGCGCGCATAA
- a CDS encoding carboxymuconolactone decarboxylase family protein, with amino-acid sequence MVEPRKQVRGGAMRSLLPMVKYSSETVDERYRHLVALRASVINDCKACIATHRRDARRDGWDHDRILRAEGWTNYRDTFDEKEVLALELTDAVTHIDGYASVPDELWDKAEERFGTEDLHNLLVSILAINVFNRVSIATRTDPRTVKGASAFDLDF; translated from the coding sequence ATGGTGGAACCGCGGAAACAAGTGCGTGGCGGGGCGATGCGCTCGCTGCTCCCCATGGTCAAGTACTCCAGCGAAACGGTCGACGAGCGCTACCGACACCTTGTCGCGCTCCGCGCCTCGGTTATCAACGACTGCAAGGCGTGCATCGCCACACACCGTCGCGACGCACGCCGTGACGGCTGGGATCACGACCGCATTTTGCGCGCCGAGGGCTGGACTAATTACCGGGACACTTTCGACGAGAAAGAGGTCCTAGCCCTCGAACTCACGGACGCGGTCACACACATCGACGGCTACGCCTCCGTCCCCGATGAGTTGTGGGATAAAGCCGAGGAACGCTTCGGCACAGAAGACCTGCACAACCTTCTGGTGAGCATCCTGGCTATCAACGTGTTCAACCGCGTATCCATCGCAACCCGCACGGATCCCCGGACGGTTAAGGGGGCGTCCGCCTTCGACCTCGACTTCTGA
- a CDS encoding DUF2786 domain-containing protein, translating into MQTGDTTNSTIKIKGKVQKLLNQAADRQGTAEGEIYYRKAFELMASHGFDERDLAAPDEGDDVVHKVFEFAGAYTEMQSTLLLAMSSSLHCTGFAQRVHRSTRISSATVFGLRRHLDRVEMLFTLLNPVMIAQARGVSAEAWEDVSTVVKRRSFMSGFARQIGARLSEAEHRVADDRDEYALVLVDDVEKAQQAQEEYAAMRGLLFSHYHSQRSFDGVAYGQGVEAGSRSDLGQTRVWARRALPF; encoded by the coding sequence ATGCAGACCGGGGACACCACGAACAGCACGATCAAAATTAAGGGCAAGGTGCAGAAGCTGCTGAACCAGGCGGCGGACCGGCAGGGAACCGCGGAGGGGGAAATCTATTACCGCAAGGCGTTCGAGCTTATGGCGTCGCACGGTTTCGACGAGCGGGATCTCGCTGCGCCGGACGAGGGTGATGATGTCGTGCACAAGGTGTTCGAGTTCGCCGGCGCCTACACCGAGATGCAGTCGACACTTCTGCTCGCGATGTCGTCGTCGCTGCACTGCACCGGCTTCGCCCAGCGCGTGCACCGGTCCACTCGGATTAGCTCCGCGACGGTATTCGGGCTCCGCCGGCACCTTGACCGGGTGGAGATGCTGTTCACCCTTCTCAACCCGGTGATGATCGCCCAGGCGCGCGGCGTGAGTGCCGAGGCGTGGGAGGACGTGTCGACCGTGGTGAAGCGCAGGTCCTTCATGTCCGGGTTTGCCCGGCAGATCGGTGCGCGGCTGAGCGAGGCAGAGCATCGCGTCGCGGACGACCGCGACGAATACGCGCTCGTCCTAGTCGACGATGTGGAAAAGGCCCAGCAGGCCCAAGAGGAGTATGCCGCGATGCGCGGCCTCTTGTTTTCCCACTATCACTCCCAGCGCTCATTCGACGGTGTGGCCTACGGCCAGGGCGTGGAGGCGGGCAGCAGGTCTGATCTCGGCCAGACGCGGGTCTGGGCGCGGAGGGCGCTGCCATTCTGA
- a CDS encoding lipase family protein, with protein MKGLFGRAGRVRSLGIAGAVSSIVLTVALPLGASAGAEESSLKGSSVGSSVVTRPVVQPGDIDTFYDTSNVTPTRVGEILRTQQAPYSGIFGDSTWAVPKSVQKIMYTTQNTAGVLTPVTGYVLEPTVPWRGDGPRPTLVIVRGTVGQGDHCAPSRNWPLDGQPDPVYSGRFVNLEGLYDMMFANQGVRVVVTDLIGMGTPGMHTYMNRDDQAHAMLDAARAARGLVEARGETFGAVALYGHSQGGGASSAAAEAQPAYAPDIDLVAAYASAPPADLDAVQRNIDGSDLVGAIGFTINGLLARFPNLEPIIAASVTDEGSRVLENVAQMCTDDIMNEYGGTTTRQWITGGRSLTELAQEHPEAKAAMDAQLIGTGKPNVPVMIVSGRFDRNVAYGQAKHLAQNWCAKGVPVLYRDDFLPEIGTLGEYNHVAQSVSGATFGMPFIVDAFHGRTPQETAVCTNWNGNAGSSEADASSAMSSLPMSSGLVMPGSSQGGSSGREGSFVL; from the coding sequence ATGAAAGGTCTATTCGGGAGGGCTGGACGGGTGCGTAGCCTGGGAATTGCGGGGGCAGTCAGCAGCATCGTGTTGACGGTCGCCCTGCCGCTCGGAGCTTCGGCGGGTGCAGAGGAAAGTTCACTCAAGGGCTCCTCCGTCGGCTCATCTGTGGTCACGCGCCCGGTTGTCCAACCGGGGGATATCGATACGTTCTACGACACGTCGAATGTCACTCCGACCCGGGTGGGGGAGATCCTCCGCACCCAGCAGGCCCCGTATTCGGGCATCTTCGGGGACTCCACGTGGGCGGTGCCCAAGAGCGTGCAGAAGATCATGTACACCACCCAGAACACCGCAGGAGTTCTCACCCCGGTCACAGGTTACGTTCTAGAGCCGACCGTGCCGTGGCGCGGTGATGGTCCCCGGCCCACGCTCGTTATCGTCCGCGGCACCGTCGGTCAAGGCGACCACTGTGCTCCTTCGCGCAACTGGCCGCTCGACGGGCAGCCCGACCCCGTCTACTCCGGAAGGTTCGTCAACCTCGAGGGACTCTACGACATGATGTTTGCCAACCAGGGCGTCCGCGTCGTGGTCACTGACCTGATCGGAATGGGCACTCCGGGCATGCACACCTACATGAACCGGGACGACCAGGCCCACGCGATGCTCGACGCGGCGCGCGCGGCCCGCGGCCTCGTCGAGGCGCGCGGGGAAACTTTCGGCGCGGTCGCCCTTTACGGGCACTCCCAGGGCGGCGGCGCGTCGAGCGCGGCTGCCGAAGCGCAACCGGCCTACGCCCCCGACATCGACCTCGTCGCGGCGTACGCGTCCGCCCCGCCGGCCGACCTCGACGCAGTTCAGCGCAATATCGACGGGTCTGACCTGGTGGGCGCCATCGGTTTTACTATCAATGGCCTCCTCGCGCGTTTCCCGAATCTCGAGCCCATCATTGCCGCGAGCGTCACCGACGAAGGCAGCCGGGTACTGGAAAACGTCGCGCAGATGTGCACCGACGACATCATGAACGAATACGGCGGCACCACTACTCGCCAATGGATCACCGGCGGGAGGTCGCTGACCGAGCTTGCGCAGGAGCACCCGGAGGCTAAGGCCGCCATGGATGCTCAGCTGATCGGTACCGGCAAGCCGAACGTGCCGGTCATGATCGTCTCTGGGCGCTTCGACCGAAACGTCGCCTACGGCCAGGCGAAGCACCTTGCGCAGAACTGGTGTGCAAAGGGCGTGCCGGTGCTTTACCGTGACGACTTTCTCCCGGAGATCGGGACCCTAGGGGAGTACAACCACGTGGCGCAATCCGTCTCGGGCGCCACTTTCGGAATGCCGTTCATCGTGGACGCCTTTCACGGCCGAACACCGCAGGAAACGGCGGTGTGCACGAATTGGAACGGCAACGCAGGATCCTCCGAGGCCGACGCGAGCTCGGCGATGAGTTCGCTGCCGATGTCGAGCGGTCTCGTCATGCCGGGCAGCAGCCAGGGCGGAAGCTCCGGGCGGGAGGGCTCGTTCGTCCTGTAG
- a CDS encoding formate dehydrogenase accessory sulfurtransferase FdhD, with the protein MTRSGETFTTDTRAGTTPTEEPLEIRSGGASLLTTTRTPGNDIELAHGWLYTEGLISSAADVGSARYCAGAVDTGGRNTYNLMDVHLTRSVSTPLPSAPLSNSCGISRDQAITEILHRVRFPIKSLALSTDEWFRFPPLVPAPSRREPTPAALLATARAETVASRSDLNIEHAVDKLVGALLLDGALPAAGHVLVTRERVTFGIARKAMMAGIPAIITTAGTTSLAVELARHAGMTLIAEATGSRFNVYAGNESR; encoded by the coding sequence GTGACCCGATCCGGCGAGACGTTCACAACAGATACCCGGGCCGGTACGACCCCCACAGAGGAGCCGCTCGAGATTCGCTCCGGCGGAGCCTCCCTTCTGACCACAACCCGCACACCCGGAAACGACATTGAGCTGGCCCACGGCTGGTTGTACACCGAGGGCCTCATCTCCTCAGCCGCCGACGTCGGTTCCGCCCGCTACTGCGCCGGCGCGGTGGATACCGGCGGGCGCAACACCTACAACTTAATGGATGTCCATCTCACACGAAGCGTGTCGACGCCCCTCCCCTCCGCCCCGCTGTCCAACAGCTGCGGGATATCCCGCGACCAAGCCATCACTGAGATCCTGCACCGGGTGCGTTTCCCCATCAAATCACTCGCACTCAGCACCGACGAGTGGTTCCGTTTCCCTCCGCTCGTTCCCGCCCCGAGCCGCCGTGAGCCCACCCCTGCCGCGCTTCTCGCCACCGCCCGCGCAGAAACTGTCGCGTCGAGGTCGGACCTGAACATTGAACACGCCGTCGACAAGCTAGTTGGCGCACTCCTGCTGGACGGCGCGCTTCCGGCCGCCGGGCATGTGTTGGTGACGCGGGAGAGGGTGACATTTGGCATCGCCCGCAAAGCGATGATGGCAGGCATCCCCGCCATCATCACCACCGCGGGGACGACTTCGCTCGCGGTTGAACTTGCCCGCCACGCCGGCATGACACTCATCGCAGAGGCGACGGGCTCCCGCTTCAACGTGTACGCGGGCAACGAGTCCCGGTAG
- a CDS encoding amidohydrolase: protein MGINLNNARTILSDLESSRSEREDLYKHFHQIPELSMQEIETSARIQEELTSYGIDHELVGETGILAVIENGEGPVVAMRADIDGLPVKEDSGKDYQSTATQVDKNSGAEVPTSHACGHDVHLMSLLGALKAFNDHTDQWSGTFVGVFQPAEETAEGAGDMVEHGIADKMPRPDVYLGQHVLGSLPGGTVGTRRGAVLSQAFSVKVEVFGKGSHGAMPELGADPVVLASTIVMRLQTIVSREIAAQETAVVTVGSVNAGSKSNIIPASAELLINTRAYSQEVSDHIKEAIERIVRAECEAARSPKEPEFTYYDIYPLTDNHVEATDTVRAAFDEYFGDKAVDLDAVAASEDFSVIPRELDVPYTFWGLGGFEYQENAPGNHNPAFAPDIQPTLDRGAEAAVVAAAAWLTTSQDSSSATGSC from the coding sequence ATGGGTATCAACCTCAACAACGCCAGGACCATTTTGTCGGACTTGGAATCCTCCCGCTCCGAGCGAGAGGACCTGTACAAGCACTTCCACCAGATCCCCGAGCTGTCGATGCAGGAAATTGAAACCTCCGCCCGGATTCAGGAGGAGCTCACCTCTTACGGCATCGACCACGAGCTCGTGGGGGAGACTGGCATCCTCGCCGTCATCGAGAATGGCGAGGGGCCAGTGGTGGCGATGCGCGCCGACATCGATGGTTTGCCGGTGAAGGAGGATTCGGGGAAGGACTACCAGTCGACGGCGACGCAGGTGGACAAGAATTCCGGTGCCGAGGTCCCCACGTCACATGCCTGCGGCCACGACGTCCATCTCATGAGTCTGCTCGGCGCCCTGAAGGCGTTCAACGACCACACCGATCAGTGGAGCGGAACCTTTGTCGGGGTGTTCCAACCGGCGGAGGAAACTGCGGAAGGTGCCGGCGACATGGTGGAGCACGGCATCGCCGACAAGATGCCGCGGCCCGACGTGTACCTCGGCCAGCATGTGCTCGGTTCACTACCGGGCGGGACCGTTGGCACCCGTCGCGGTGCGGTGCTGTCGCAGGCGTTCTCGGTGAAGGTGGAGGTCTTCGGCAAAGGTTCGCACGGGGCGATGCCGGAACTCGGCGCCGACCCGGTGGTGCTGGCGTCGACAATCGTGATGCGCCTGCAGACGATCGTCTCCCGCGAAATCGCCGCCCAGGAGACCGCTGTAGTCACCGTCGGTTCGGTCAACGCCGGATCGAAGTCGAACATCATTCCGGCGTCCGCCGAGCTGCTGATCAACACACGCGCGTACAGCCAGGAAGTCAGCGACCACATTAAAGAGGCCATCGAGCGGATCGTGCGCGCGGAATGTGAGGCCGCCCGCAGCCCGAAGGAACCGGAGTTCACCTACTACGACATCTACCCGCTCACTGACAACCACGTCGAGGCCACCGACACCGTACGCGCCGCCTTCGACGAGTATTTCGGTGACAAAGCGGTTGACCTCGACGCGGTCGCCGCATCGGAAGATTTCTCGGTGATCCCCCGCGAGCTAGACGTGCCGTACACCTTCTGGGGCCTCGGCGGGTTCGAATACCAGGAAAACGCCCCAGGCAACCACAACCCGGCGTTCGCCCCGGATATTCAACCCACGTTGGACCGCGGCGCCGAAGCCGCCGTCGTGGCCGCGGCTGCGTGGTTGACGACATCGCAGGACTCCTCTTCCGCTACCGGATCCTGTTAG
- the rpsH gene encoding 30S ribosomal protein S8: protein MTMTDPIADMLSRVRNANNAHHETVSMPSSKLKVNIAEILKQEGYIADYKVEEEKVGKQLTLDLKYGPTRESSIAGLRRVSKPGLRVYAKSNDLPQVLGGLGVAIISTSQGLLTDRQAQEKGVGGEVLAYVW, encoded by the coding sequence ATGACGATGACTGATCCAATCGCAGACATGCTGTCTCGCGTGCGCAACGCTAACAATGCGCACCACGAGACCGTGTCCATGCCCTCCTCGAAGTTGAAGGTCAACATCGCGGAGATCCTCAAGCAGGAGGGCTACATCGCCGACTACAAGGTTGAGGAAGAGAAGGTTGGCAAGCAGCTGACCCTCGACCTCAAGTACGGCCCGACGCGCGAGTCCTCCATCGCAGGGCTGCGCCGCGTGTCCAAGCCCGGTCTGCGCGTGTACGCAAAGTCGAACGACCTGCCGCAGGTTCTCGGCGGCCTTGGCGTGGCCATCATTTCCACGTCGCAGGGCCTCCTGACCGACCGTCAGGCCCAAGAGAAAGGCGTAGGCGGAGAAGTTCTCGCCTACGTCTGGTAA
- the rplF gene encoding 50S ribosomal protein L6 → MSRVGKAPIAIPNGVETTIDGRNVEVKGPKGTLSLELPEPITASVEENEIVVARPDDHRTSRALHGLSRSLVNNLVVGVTEGYKINMEIFGVGYRVQAKGKDLEFALGYSHPILIQAPEGITFAVDGNTKFSIEGIDKQQVGQIAANIRRLRKDDPYKGKGIRYAGEQVRRKVGKTGK, encoded by the coding sequence ATGTCACGCGTAGGTAAAGCACCCATCGCAATCCCGAACGGCGTTGAAACCACAATCGACGGCCGCAACGTTGAGGTCAAGGGCCCGAAGGGCACCCTGTCCCTCGAGCTCCCGGAGCCCATCACCGCTTCCGTTGAAGAGAACGAAATCGTGGTGGCCCGTCCGGACGATCACCGCACCAGCCGCGCTCTGCACGGTCTCTCCCGCTCGCTCGTCAACAACCTCGTTGTTGGTGTGACCGAGGGTTACAAGATCAACATGGAGATCTTCGGTGTCGGCTACCGCGTCCAGGCCAAGGGCAAGGACCTCGAGTTCGCCCTCGGTTACTCGCACCCGATCCTGATCCAGGCGCCCGAGGGCATCACCTTCGCCGTCGACGGCAACACCAAGTTCTCGATCGAGGGTATCGACAAGCAGCAGGTAGGCCAGATCGCCGCGAACATCCGCCGACTGCGCAAGGATGACCCCTACAAGGGCAAGGGCATCCGTTACGCAGGCGAGCAGGTTCGCCGCAAGGTCGGAAAGACGGGTAAGTAA